The window TCTGTCTGCATTAAAGTTTGCTACCGTTCCCCGTTGCCATTCCCCTTCGCCACTGTGAGAGTGTTCCTCGTGAATAGGCAAAAGACCAGGGATAAGAAAACCCGAGAGATAGGAGTCTGCCACTTCGCGCAGTTCCCGGCTGACGTTATGAAAGCCGATCACATCCACCCGGCAGCCCATGTTCTGCATTGCGGTCACCAGGCGAATAAAATCGCCGTCACCGGTGAGCAGAATGATACGGTCCAGATTGCGGGCCTGAAGCAAGGCATCAATGGCCAGATCCATATCCGCATTGGCCTTGGTCGTGACGTTGCCGTCCTCATCTTCATAGCGACGCACGTATTTTTTTATAACCTTAAAGCCGCATTGCCGAAGGATGTCGTGGTAATAATAGACTTTTTGTCGATACTCAGCATCCCGGCTGGTTCGTTCCCGGTCCTCTGCAAGATAGCAGTTGGCACGCAATAAGGTGGAAGGGGAGGTGTTGGCAATATCGACCAAAACATCATAGCGCATGCCGTAGCCGCCGCTCATCTTTATATTCTCAGCGTCTACGTAAATTCCTGTTTTTAGCATAAAATAGTGTATTTTGTTCTTGTTTTAATATAATGTTAGGCTGTTTTGTATCGTGCATGCACGATAAGGTAATGCAAAATGATTTAATCCATCGTTTACATCGTAAAAATATTCTTTTCCTTTATAGGATATCACAGAAACAGCTTTTTGGTTTTTGAAAAAATGCTTCTCTCCCAATAAAATTTCATCACGACACAGCTGGTTGGGATAATACATGAAGATGATCAGCAAGAGGCTGATCATCTTCAAAGGAGAGAGCAGGAGAAGGGATTACTCCCACTCAATCGTGGAAGGCGGTTTGGAGGAGATGTCGTACACAACCCGGTTGACGCCGCGAACCTCATTGATGATACGGGTTGAGATACGTCCCAGCAGGTCATAAGGAAGCTGAGACCAGTCAGCCGTCATGGCATCGCGGCTATCCACGGAGCGGATGGCAATCACATGCTCATAGGTCCGGCCATCGCCCATAACACCAACAGTTTGGATAGGCAGTAAGACAGCAAAGGACTGCCATACCTTGCGGTACCAGCCTGAGTTTTTCATTTCCTCCAGGACAATCACATCTGCCTGCCGCAGAATGTGCAGGCGCTCCTTATCAATTGCCCCCATGATGCGGATACCCAAGCCTGGACCTGGGAAGGGCTGGCGATAAATGGCCTCTTCCGGCAGGCCAAGTTCCAGTCCCAGTTCGCGAACCTCATCTTTGAACAGCTCTCTGAGCGGCTCAATGAGTTTGAGCTGCATGCGCTCGGGCAGGCCGCCCACGTTATGATGGGACTTAATAGGTGCCTTGCCACGGAAGACCACGGACTCAATAACATCAGGATACAGGGTGCCCTGGGCCAGGTATTTTACATCGCCCAGCTTATTGGCTTCCTGCTCAAAGATCTCGATAAAACCATAGCCGATCCGTTTCCGTTTCTCTTCAGGATCGTTGATGCCGTCCAGACGCTCAAGAAAGTAGGATTCAGCATCTATATCAATGACCTTAAGGTCAGTTTTCTCCCGGAAGAAACGGAGGATGGTGTCGCTCTCGTTAATCCGCATCAGGCCATTATTGACATGGATACAGGTCAGCTGGTTACCGATGGCCTTATGCACAATGGCTGCAACCACTGTGGAATCAACCCCGCCGGAAAGAGCGCAGAGAACCTGGCCATCGCCTACCTTTTCCCGGATTTCTGCAACTGTAGACTGGATAAAGGAATGCATGGTCCAGCTGGCCTCGCATCCACAGATTCCAAAGATGAAATTGCGCAACACATCCGTACCGATCAGAGTATGTGCTACCTCGGGATGGAATTGCACGGCAACAAAGGGTTTTTCTTCGTGACGCAGAGCGGCAAAGGGCGAGTGCTCGCTGCCCGCAGTGGCTGTAAAGCCGGGAGCTGCTTCCTCAACCCGATCACCATGACTCATCCAGACCTGATGTTCAGCCGGGGCAGGCTCCATACCCGCGAACAGGCCTGCTGTGTAGTCAATTGTCAGGGATGCCTTGCCGAACTCGCGTTTTTCCGCCTTTTCTACCCGTCCACCCAGTTGCTGCATCATGAGCTGGGCCCCGTAGCAGATGCCGAGCACCGGCACGCCGAGTTCAAAGACTCCTGGGTCGGAGATGGGGGCATCCTCGTCATAGACAGAGGCAGGGCCACCGGAAAGGATAACACCAGCGGGCTGCATGGCCTTCAGTTGCTCAAGGGGCAGGGTGTAGGGATGTATTTCCGAGTAGACCTTTTGCTCGCGGATACGGCGGGCAATGAGCTGGGTGGTCTGGGAACCGAAGTCCAGAATAATTATTGTATCGTTATGCATGAAAGCGCTATTTTTCTTGAAGGTGGTGTATGATGTGTAGGGGGCGCGGTACACCGTGTCCTACGGAATTATTGCCGCACGTTGAAACGTAGGGGCGAAACCCTGTGTTCGCCCAGGTATTTGTATCTTGTACAGGGCAGGCACGGGGGCCTGCCCCTACGTACGATTAAATACCCTCAGTCCGGTAATTGGGGGCCTCGCGGGTGATGATAACATCATGAACATGGGATTCCCGCAGACCAGCCGGGGAGATACGAACAAATTTCGCCTTGGTGTGCAGCTCACCAATGGTAGCAGCACCGCAATATCCCATACCGGAGCGCAGACCGCCCAGTAATTGATAGACCATCTCAGAGATGGGACCACGATAGGGGACCTTACCCTCAATGCCCTCAGGGACCAGCTTTGAGGTCTCACTGTCTTTTTTCTGGAAATAGCGGTCACTAGAGCCCTGCTTCATTGCGCCCAGGGACCCCATACCACGATAGCCTTTGTACTTACGGCCCTGGTAAAGGAAGGTGTCGCCTGGCGTCTCATCGGTTCCGGCAAAAAGGGAGCCTACCATAACACAGTCTGCACCGATGCCAATGGCCTTGCAGATATCGCCGGAGAACTTGATACCACCGTCAGCGATAACAGGTACGCCTTTTTCCCTTGCCACCCTGGTGGCGTTTTGCAGAGCGGTGAGCTGAGGCACACCTACACCGGCAACGATGCGGGTTGTGCAGATAGAACCAGGACCAACGCCCACTTTAACGGCATTGGCACCAGCATCAATCAATGCGGCTGTCCCTTCGGCTGTGGCAACATTACCGGCAATAACGGAAAGATTCGGCCAGCCAGCCCGGATTTCACGGACCGCCTGCAAGACCCCGGCAGAGTGGCCGTGGGCTGAATCCAGGACAATGACATCAGCACCGGCTGCGACCAGGGCCTCGGTTCGGTCCGGCATGTCAGCGCCCACGCCAACCGCAGCACCGACCAGCAGGCGGCCATTGCCGTCCTTGGCAGACTGCGGGTATTTCTTGATTTTCTCTATATCCTTAATGGTGATGAGGCCTCTGAGGTTTTCTGCCTCATCGACGACCAGGAGTTTTTCGATCCGGTGCTCATGGAGCAGGGCCTTGCAATGATCCAGGCTGAGCCCCTCATGAACAGTGACCAGATTTTTGCTGGTCATGACTTCACTGACCCGCATTTCGCTATTGGAGACAAAGCGGAGGTCCCGGTTGGTAACAATGCCCACCAGTTTACCGTCGCGTAGGACAGGCAGACCAGAGATCTTATACATCCCCATAATCTCTTCCACTTCAGCAACGCTTTGCTGCTCAGTGACAGTAATAGGGTCTATAATCATGCCGGATTCGGATTTTTTTACCCGTTCCACCTCTTTGGCCTGATCCTTTATTGACATGTTTTTGTGAATAATCCCGATGCCTCCTGCCCTGGCCATAGCTATCGCGGTACGATGTTCCGTAACAGAGTCCATAGCTGCTGAAACCAGAGGGGCGTTCAAATAGATAGTATCTGTGAGCCGGGTAGCGAGGGAAACCTCTGATGGCAGCACTTCCGAACTTGCCGGAACGAGCAGGACGTCGTCAAAGGTATATGCTGGGGGGATGTCCTGATCGAACATAGGTAACTCCTTATATATAGTGTCTAAAAAAAATACCCTGAACAGGAAATCAGGAGTAATTATATCGCATAATTGATAATGAGAGGCATCTTAGCACTGATGGACAGGAAAAGCAAATGGAGGTGAAAAAAAGGTTGATTTTTCTGTTTCGCTTTGTATGGAGGGAGGAAGTACTGGGCCTCAAACAAGCCTGGAGGCTATGGAGAAGACCAGGGCCTTTTTACAGATATCTTCAGCAGGTGGTTGCTGGGATGCATGCCTAGAAAGATCAACAATTATAGATATAAACAATAAAAAAAGGGTACGCAAAGCGTACCCTTTTTAATCTTGCTGACTGATGTGACTGATGCTACCTCAGCAGGCTATTTGTCTCTATATCTTATCCCGCAATAGCCAGCACATTACTGCTGATGGAAGGCAGAAGCCCAGCGACCAACATGATTGCCGTGAGGATGAAGAGACTTACCTTTTGCATGCGGTCCATAACAAAGGGAGCAGGCTCTACAGCAGGCTGAACTATATAGGCCTCCTTAACCAGCAGGAGATAGTAGTACAGCGAGATGGTGGAATTCAGGGCCGCAAAGACGATGAGGAAGTAATAGCCCTTTTGTGCTGCTGAGGCAAAGAGGAAAAATTTCCCCATGAACCCGGCCAGCGGCGGAATCCCTGCCAAGGAAAAGGCGCTAAGCATCAAAATCGCTCCCAGCATGGGATTGCTTTTGCCCAACCCCTGCAAGCCACTGCGGTTCTCTTCCCCATTGCGCCCGATGATGGCCATAATAAAGAAGACAGCGTAGTTTCCTGCCAGATAGACAAAGAGGTAGAAGATAATGGAGGAACGGGCTGCTCCTGCATCACCGAGCAGGGCCATAACAATATAGCCAGCCTGGGCAATAGAGGAGTAGGCCATAAAGCGTCGCAGCCGAGTCTGCTTCAGCGCGCCGAGGTTACCCACAGTCATGGTTGCTGCCGCCAAGATCAGAAGGATCGGCTGTAAGGAATCATGCATAGGTGCCAGCGGACCATAGATCAGAATCAGGAGGAAAGCAATAGCCACAGCCTTGGAGGAAACCGAGATAAAGGCGGTTACCGGGCTGGGTGCTCCATCATAGACATCTGGTGCCCACATGTGGAAGGGGAAGAGGGTCAGCTTGAAGCCGATAGCCGCAAAGGTGAACAGCATACCAAGGCGAAGCAGTGGCTCCTGCGGATTGCTGGTACAGGCCTGGGCCAATGCCTCAAAGGTCAGGGAGCCAGCAGCACCGTAGAAGAAGGAGTAACCGAACAGCAGCAGACCGGTTGAGGCAGAACCCATAACAATATACTTAGTGGATGCCTCAACAGACAGACTGTCCTTTTTATAGAAACCGCTCAAAATGTAGAGCGGAATCGTTGCCAGCTCCATGCCGATGAACAGAGTCAGCAGGTCAGTGGATGAAACCACAGTGAACATGCCAAAAGTACAGAGCAGGAGAATGAAAAGAAACTCAGTCTGGTACTTCATCACCCCACGGTCGTTTCCGCCCGGAACAAAGTAGGGGCGGGACAGGAGGACCGTGAACAGGGCGGACAGAATAAAGAGCTGCTTGAACAGGAGTGCAGTGCCTGTCACCTGATAGCCGCCCGGATAGAGAACGGTCTGATCATAAGGCAGAAGAAGCAACAGTACGAAAATACCACACAAGCCAATCCAGGACGCTTTAAAGGGCAGGGTGGAAACGAGATTATCTTTTCCCTTGTACAGGTCATAGCCCATTACCAGGGCTGCAAGGACAACAAGAAAAATATCAGGCAGCAGGAGTGTCATCGGAGTATATTATCGCATCAGGTTATTGTAAATGGGATGAACAGCATTATTGACCAGTTCTACAATCCAGCCGGGTAAAATACCCATACCGAAGAGGCAGATGAGCAGGATGGTTACTGGAATCTTTTCTAAAAAGGATGCATCTTTCAGGGTAAGGAACTGTTCCTTAATGGGCCCATTGACCAGGCCATTGACTGCACGCAGGACGTATACCGCTGTCACGACGATGGAAAGTACAGCCAGTACGGTGCAGATCCTGTTTAAGGTGTTCGGGTTATTAAAGGAGCCGACAAAGACGTTGGCCTCAGCCACAAAACCGGAGAGTCCGGGTAAGCCCAAACCAGCCATACCGACGATGACATAGGCCACTGAGAGGAAGGGCATCACCTTCATCAGGCCGCCCATATCACTGACAGTTCGGGTATGGGTTCTGCCGTAGATCATACCGATAAGGCAGAAGAAGAGGGCTGTCATCAGACCATGAGAGATCATCTGAAGTACTCCACCTTTGATACCGGTAAAGGTAAGGGCAGTGAAACCGAACAGAACCAGACCACAGTGAGAAACTGAGGAGTAGGCAGTGATGTATTTCAGGTCGGTCTGACGGATAGCACCCAGCGCTCCGTACAGTACGTTAATGGTGACCAGAATCAGAAAGAAGTCCATCCACATCTGGGAGCCTTCCGGCAGAAGGTACATACCCACTCGGAGACAGCCATAACCACCCAGCTTCATCAGGACGCCAGCATGGAGCATGGAAACCGCTGTCGGTGCAGAGGCATGTCCATCGGGTGACCACGTGTGAAAGGGGAAGATTGCTCCCAGAACACCAAATCCGAAGAAGATAATGGGGAAGACCCAGTACTGGAAGGAATCAGAGAAATGGTGCTGAGAAAGTACCTGGAGGTCAAAGCTGTGCAAGCCTGACTCGAAGTACAAAGCCAAGATACCAGCCATAATAAAGGCGGAACCAGCCACCAGCATCAGGGTGAGTTTCATGGAGGCGTATTCCTTCTGACCCGTACCCCAGAGACCAATGAGCAGGTACATGGGCAGTACGGCAATCTCGTAAAAGAGGAAGAAGGTAAACAGGTCAATAGAGACAAACACCCCATAGACGCCAGCAACCAGGACATTGAGCAGGATGAAAAATTCCTTTGCCTGATTATTGACATTCCAGCTGGCGAGCACCCCGCAGAAGATAACAATGCCAGTGAGCAACATCATCAACACAGAGATAGCATCAACCCCGATGTTATACTCTATATTCATCATTTTGAACCAGCCCACTTTATAGGTAAAGTGGAAAACGCTGGATGATGCACCATCGGCTATCGGAGCCGCTGCAGACACATCAATAAACTTAAACGTCAGGGTTACGACAAGCAGCAGGTTTATCGTGTTCCCGATCAATGAAATAACTTTAATGCTCCGATGGTCATCAGTCCGGACCGGCAGGCAAGCCAAGGCGGTAAGAAAAGGGACGACCCAAATCAGAGTAAGCAGAAATGGTCCGTTCATATATGAGCTCCGTTACTGTTTTTGCCCTTACGGCTGAGTGTGTTCATTGTTTTGATAAAGGATTCTAGTTATTCATTAATGCATTAATTGCGTATCGACTAAGTTCCGTATGGTGCATAATCTTACGAAAAGCTGACTTGCCTGCGCCCTGTGCAAAAACAAGAACCGGAGTAGCGGTGTGGGTCCCAGTAGACCAGACAGCTTGTTGTTGTGTGGCCACTTCCATGGCCAAAAGGTTAAGACGAGCTCCATTGCTATTGGTAACAAAAAAAGCGTCATTAGCATCAATTTTTGGCACTTTTTTTAAGCCGAGTTTTTTATGCCCTTCTACATAATAGGCATTTTCTTCACTTTCGAGAACACGGGCAGCTTGTGCTTCCGTGATCTTAAATTCTGTATTCTTATTTACTAAGCTTGCCAATTTTGCTGGCTTCTGCTCAGATGCAGGTAAGGCAGCGAATTGGAGAAATATATCCTTATAGCTCAGTTGCTGTTTATACAGCTTGTCCAGCACCTGCGGATTACCGAAGTTATATCCAGGCTGGAAGCTTCTGTTCTTAAACAGGGAACCAGACAGATTGACTGGCTGGGGTAAATCATTCCCTGAATAGCTGAAGCTGAAGCCTCCGGTTTCATGGTCAGCCGTGACAATGAGTAAGGTATCGTCGCGCTTTGCTGTCCAGTCCAGGATATATTCCAAGGTATTGTTCAGCTTGATCATCTCCTGAAGCAATAAGCCGGTATCATTGGCATGACCTGCCCAATCAATTTGACCAGCCTCAACCATCAGGAAGAAACCTTTCTTGTTTCGAGCAAGCAGTTCCAAACCTTTTGCAGTCATTTCCCGCAGACTTGGTATGGCTCTCTCTGGATCATCCTTAGCTTTATTGGCCTTAATGGCATTATCCATAGCTGAGGAGGAAAAGAGCCCCAGGACTTTTTTCCCCTTCGCTTCCGCCAGCTGATCCTTGGTAAAGCTCAGGGTGTAACCTTTTTTCCGGGCTTCCTTGAGGAGGTTGCGTTCGTCTTTTCGTTTTGATTTGATAGCAAACGCACCCTCGGTCATTTGCACCAGCTCTTGATGCACCGCAGAGTCAGCATCATTTGCTGCTTTCGGTACCCACCGGCTCAGTCCTCCTGACAGCATGACATCTGCACCAGAGTTCAGCAAATCTACAGCTATGGCATTTTCTAAACTGCGATGCGGTTGATGCGCTGCAAAAGCAGCAGGTGTTGCATGGGTTAACCAGGTATCTGAAATAATTCCTGTGGATTTACCCATTTTTTCAGCCTGCTCCAGGATAGTGCTGGTGGGATTACCATCCGCATCAGCGCCAAGCATCTCGGGGCCGCTTGCTACTCCAGTGGCCAGTTGGCTTCCAGAGGCCGCAGAGTCTGTCACTAAGACATTGGCTGCATGGGTCATGGAAAGCCCGAGCTCTGCGCCGTCATTCATCATTCGGTCGAATGCTGTTGTCCGATTTGGAATGACTGAGTGTGGTGCCTGCCTGGCATAAGCCAAGAGGAGGCCCAATTGCTGAGGGCCCATACCGTCTCCAATCACCAAAATAACATTCTTTACCTTCTTGGTTGCAGGTTTGCTGTTGTAAGGAGTTTGAGGAAAAGTTTTCTCCTGCTCCGGTGCCTCGGGCTGGAGACCAGTTGGTGCGTGGCAACAGCTGGTAAAGCTCAGGCATCCGAGCAGGATAAAAACGAGAGAACATTTTTTTGTGTTCATTTTCTGTTCCTTTGTCAGCAGCTATGAACCAAGTCGTTCAGCGATGAAGTCCGGCGCAGTCGTAGAGTACGGTAAATTATTTATCCTAAGAAAAGGAAGACAATTAATCCAATGACCGTGGCACCAAGGTAGAACTGCAATTGCCCGGATTGTGCAAGCCGTACGCCTTTTCCACCTACTTGCAGGATCCAACCTGTGAGGTCCATACTGCCATCAACAACCTTGCGGTCAAACCATTTGATCGGTGCAGCAATATAGGAGAAGACGACTGTATGGGTGAAGAAAAGCCACACTTCGTCCATGTAAAACTTGTTATAGACAATCGTATACAGCGGGCCAAAGAGCCTTTTCAGGCTTGTCGCAGCTTCTGTTTTTCCTTTGCCGTAAAGTACCCAGGCACCGCCGATACCGAGGAATGCAGCCAAGGTCGCAAGCCAAGGTAACCAGCCGGGATGAGAAAAATGAGTAGCTTCTTCAAAATGGGGCGGAATAACCCGGTGAACAAAGAAATGCTCCAGCAAACCGGCAAAGATGGTCGGGATAGTCAGGAACACAATTGGCCAAGTCATCCACGGATCTTCATGGACATGATGGAGCTCGGAACGAGCTTCGCCATGAAAAATGAGGAAGAAGAAGCGGAACATGTAAAATGCTGTCAAACCACCAGTCACTAAGCCAACAAGAAAGGTGATGTAATGACCTGACTGGAGGGCGGACAAGAGGATAGCATCTTTTGACCAGAAGCCACTGAGGGGAAACACGCCAGCAATGGCCAGACAGGCTGCGAATAAGGACCAATAGGTCTTTGGCATCAGAGATTTCAGACCACCCATCTTCATGATGTCGTTGCTATGCACCGCATGGATGATAGCACCGGCTCCAAGGAAGAGCATGCATTTAAAGAAGGCGTGGGTGAAAACGTGGTACATGGCTGCTGAGTAGCCCAGCAGGTTCACTGAAGCCTCATGATGCCCGCCGCCTTCTACACAAACTTTCGCTGCACCCAGTGAAAAGATCATATAGCCTAACTGGGACAGGGTGGAGAAGGCGAGTATGCGTTTAATATCCATCTGGGTGATGGCGATAACCGCTGCAAACAGGGCAGTGAATGCACCAATACACTGGATAACGAACAGTGTTGTTTCCGCAGCAGCAAAGAGCGGAAACATGCGTGCAGTTAGATAGACACCAGCCACAACCATTGTTGCTGAATGGATGATGGAGGAAACCGGTGTCGGCCCTTCCATAGCATCAGGCAACCAAACATGGAGCGGAAACATAGCTGATTTACCCCAACCACCGCAGAAGACCAGCAGGGTACCGAGGGTTAGCATATTGATAGATATGCCTGCAAAGATAAAGTTCTTATTGAGCAGGGCAGCTGTCTCCGGGCTGTTCAGGGTCTGGAAACTGAAGCTTCCGCTTTGAAAGCTGACCAACAGAATACCCAGGAGAAAAAAGGCATCTGCAAAGCGGGTCATTATGAAGGCCTTTTTCGAAGCCGCCACTGCCGAAGGCTTTTCGTACCAAAATCCAATCAGAGAGTAGGAGGATACACCAACCAATTCCCAGAAGACAAACATCTGAAGAATATTGCTGGATACAACCAAGCCGAGCATGGAAAAGGAAAACAGAGCCAGCAAGGCAAAAAAGCGGTTGAAGCTTGGATCACCCTTCATATATCCTACCGAATAGATATTCACCAGTAGGGAGATAACCGTGATCACTACCAGCATCATGACTGATATGGGATCAAGATAGATGCCCATATTGGCGGTCAAGGTAGGGGTGAAATTAAGCCATGCACCATCCAGAGCAATTTTTTCTGGATACGGAAGCCCGTGGTGCCCCATGACCGAAATAAGATAGGTCAGGGCAGTGAGCAAGGCGTAGCTCAGAGAAATTGCCGACAGTGTAATGGCAAATTTACTGACAAATTTATTGTCCGAGCGAAGATACCCCAGTCCAATCAGGACAAAGCTGAGTAAAGGACAGAGCAGGATCAGATAACTATGGGAAAAAATAAAATCAGCCATTGAGTTCCTCCAGCCGATACACATCAAGACGTTTTTTGCGACGGTACATGGACAGGATGATTGCCAGGGCTACCGCGATTTCACAGGCTGAAACCGCCATGACAAAAATCGGGAATATCGCACCGGCAACCGGATCTGCTGCTTTAAAATGGGCAAAGGCAGCAAAATTAATATTCGCCCCGTTCAAGATAACCTCTACAGAAAGCAGGATACCTAACAGGTTCCGGCGCGTGAGCATACCGAATAAACCGATGCCGCACAGGATTAAGGAAAGTGCTATGCAATGGGAAAGGGTCATGACAGGTCCTCCTTTTTCTCAGTATCTTTGCGGGCAATGACAACAGCTCCGACCAAGGCTGCAAGCAGGAGCAGGGATACCACCTCAAAGGGGACGATAAAGCCGTTTTCAAGAGAGAGAAGACGGACACCAATCTGATCTATGGTAACCGACGCTGTTTTGGAAGCCCCAGTATCCAGGAGACGCGAACTATTTTCCGTGAAGAAATACAAGAGGCCTGTGAACAGGAGTGCTGTTATAGCACCTTTGCTTATCCATTTTCCTATGGTGATTTTGCCGAGCTTATCATCAACTCCACCCAAACCGGTGGTCAGGAGGATAATAAGGAGCATGAACACCACGATACCTCCGATATACAGCATGATCTGCGCCAGGGCCAGTATTTCGATCTGGAGCATGATGTACAGCACAGCTGTGATAA is drawn from Candidatus Electrothrix aestuarii and contains these coding sequences:
- a CDS encoding NADH-quinone oxidoreductase subunit J — translated: MTDILFYTMAALLVMLSFFAVSLPNLLHSATALIGSFIITAVLYIMLQIEILALAQIMLYIGGIVVFMLLIILLTTGLGGVDDKLGKITIGKWISKGAITALLFTGLLYFFTENSSRLLDTGASKTASVTIDQIGVRLLSLENGFIVPFEVVSLLLLAALVGAVVIARKDTEKKEDLS